Proteins encoded together in one Nyctibius grandis isolate bNycGra1 chromosome 1, bNycGra1.pri, whole genome shotgun sequence window:
- the LOC137660668 gene encoding uncharacterized protein, which produces MAAEAWAGGASIAGAPAGHGSPRAVPRELWEAHALGRSPLGLIAERDSRAAPSKGEGPRGSAKTSKHPFELRVRARQASERLAVRAGVPSPAGGARPRRQHRAGAPGEAAGARQGPFAWPRGVTPGALAPGGHPSAGKADGRAASAPGGPSAPRRGAGGAGAGRGQSRLGPRRPLSPEERCRWCWGRPSRSGTPPHGPPATVRCPGRKRTALPGRQPCAAGPGPALDMDNVKDEKSRMPCATSQEELKARGKEKRKRKRSRSRSSSISSTSSSSTTSTSSSSSRSSSRSSSSSRDSPKSKSKKKKKEKQNKKKRKKENKMKKKKEKKKKREKPGPVQLSKFFKNKKKNENYSMITGKKIKMRIKKTKKDKERDRNRAELLEFLNSAL; this is translated from the exons ATGGCGGCGGAAGCGTGGGCTGGGGGAGCCTCCATTGCAGGAGCCCCAGCTGGGCATGGCTCCCCCAGAGCTGTTCCCCGGGAGCTGTGGGAAGCCCATGCACTGGGCCGCAGCCCGTTAGGGCTGATTGCAGAGCGGGACAGCAGGGCAGCTCCAAGCAAAGGCGAGGGCCC GCGAGGTTCAGCAAAGACTTCCAAGCACCCGTTCGAGCTCCGCGTACGAGCCAGGCAGGCGTCCGAGCGATTGGCAGTTCGGGCGGGCGTCCCCTCCCCCGCAGGAGGCGCCCGGCCAAGGCGGCAGCACCGTGCAGGAGCccccggggaggcggcgggtGCCCGGCAGGGCCCCTTCGCGTGGCCGCGCGGTGTGACGCCCGGCGCCCTCGCCCCAGGCGGCCATCCAAGCGCGGGGAAGGCCGACGGCAGAGCCGCCTCGGCCCCCGGCGGCCCCTCAGCCCCGAGGAGAGGTGCCGGCGGTGCTGGGGCCGGCCGAGGGCAGAGCCGCCTCGGCCCCCGGCGCCCCCTCAGCCCCGAGGAGAGGTGCCGGTGGTGCTGGGGCCGGCCGAGCCGGAGCGGAACACCGCCCCACGGCCCTCCCGCCACCGTCCGCTGCCCGGGCAGGAAGCGGACAGCCCTTCCGGGTCGCCAGCCgtgcgcggcggggcccgggccgGCCCTTG ATATGGATAACGTGAAGGATGAAAAAAGTAGGATGCCCTGTGCGACTTCACAAGAAGAGCTGAAAGCCCGAG gaaaagaaaaaaggaaacgaAAACGCAGTAGAAGCAGATCATCATCCATTTCATCCACGTCGTCTTCTAGCACTACAtccacttcttcctcctcatcacGCTCATCATCAAGGTCATCTTCAAGTAGCAGAG attcTCCTAAGTctaaatcaaagaaaaagaaaaaagaaaaacagaacaaaaag aaaaggaaaaaagagaacaaaatgaagaaaaagaaagaaaagaagaaaaagagagaaaaaccagGACCTGTCCAGCTTTCCAAG ttctttaaaaacaaaaagaagaatgaaaactaCAGCATGataactggaaagaaaattaagatgaGAATAAAGAAGACCAAGAAGGATAAAGAG AGAGACCGGAACCGGGCAGAACTCCTTGAATTTCTGAACTCTGCCTTATAA
- the TRAF5 gene encoding TNF receptor-associated factor 5 isoform X1 has protein sequence MACDEPAGLSGIFTRQNSTTAISLDFEPGADYKFVETLEDRYKCAYCHLVLRNPHQTGCGHRFCQQCILSLRELNAAPTCPVDKETIKMHEVFKDNCCKREVLNLHVFCKNIPDCNSKIILGRYQEHLQQCLFESVQCTNDGCCDQILRKDLKEHLSQHCKFREEMCQYCNKYVVLINIKNHEKNDCPDYPVPCLQNCSQIILKKEIEKHHAVCPETEVDCPYKQYGCLVKVKRGKLAEHENGALREHMLQILDKNSRLEEQISDLYKSLECKEIKIQQLAEAIQKCEKEFRQFTQLFGKNSNLMVSTQALASHLDKSARLESQVKQLIQMANQQQSKLDLQPLFDTIENVKQKIALMETYDQRLVVLEGQSSKHDLQINIHKAQLNKNEERFKLLEGTCYNGKLIWKITDYKMKKKEAVEGRVLSIFSQPFYTSRCGYRLCARAYLNGDGSGKGTHVSLYFVVMRGEFDSLLLWPFKQKVTLMLLDQSGKKNHIVEVFRADPNSSSFKRPDGEMNIASGCPRFVPHTVLENTKNTYIRDDTLFLKVVVDLTDLEEL, from the exons ATGGCCTGTGACGAACCCGCTGGTCTCTCGGGCATCTTCACACGCCAGAACTCTACCACCGCCATCTCTCTGGACTTCGAGCCTGGTGCCGACTACAAGTTTGTCGAAACCTTAGAAGACCGGTACAAGTGTGCCTACTGCCACCTTGTCCTTCGCAATCCCCACCAGACGGGATGTGGGCACCGATTTTGCCAGCAGTGCATTCTGTCTTTGAG AGAGTTGAATGCAGCACCCACCTGTCCTGTCGacaaagaaacaataaaaatgcacGAG GTATTCAAAGACAACTGCTGTAAAAGAGAAGTTCTCAACTTGCATGTGTTCTGCAAAAACATTCCTGACTGCaattcaaaaataattctgggACGGTATCAG GAGCATCTTCAGCAGTGTTTGTTTGAAAGTGTGCAATGCACTAATGATGGATGTTGTGATCAAATTCTTCGGAAAGACTTGAAAGAACATTTGAGCCAGCACTGTAAATTTCGAGAAGAAATGTGTCAGTACTGTAATAAATATGTGGTGTTAATTAACATAAAG aatcATGAAAAAAACGACTGTCCTGATTATCCTGTGCCTTGTCTCCAAAACTGCTcacaaataattctgaaaaaggag ATTGAAAAGCACCACGCTGTGTGTCCTGAGACAGAAGTGGACTGCCCGTATAAGCAGTACGGCTGTCTTGTAAAG GTTAAAAGAGGGAAACTTGCTGAACATGAAAATGGTGCCCTGAGGGAACACATGCTGCAGATTTTAGACAAGAACTCCCGGTTGGAAGAACAG ATATCTGACCTGTATAAGAGCCTGGAATGTAAAGAGATTAAAATCCAGCAGCTAGCGGAGGCCATTCAAAAGTGTGAGAAAGAATTCAGACAGTTTACACAACTGTTTGGTAAAAATAGCAACTTGATGGTAAGCACACAG GCTCTGGCCAGTCACCTGGATAAGTCTGCACGCCTGGAATCACAAGTGAAACAGCTAATACAGATGGCAAACCAGCAACAAAGCAAATTAGACTTGCAACCCCTGTTTGACACaattgaaaatgtaaaacagaagATCGCCCTGATGGAGACATATGATCAGCGCTTGG TTGTTTTGGAAGGTCAGTCCAGCAAACATGATCTCCAGATCAACATTCACAAAGCACAGctcaataaaaatgaagaacgATTTAAGCTTTTGGAAGGCACGTGCTACAATGGGAAATTAATCTGGAAAATCACGGACtacaagatgaagaaaaaagaagcgGTGGAAGGCCGTGTCCTCTCCATCTTCAGCCAGCCCTTTTACACCAGCCGCTGCGGGTACAGGTTATGCGCGAGAGCTTACCTGAACGGGGATGGCTCAGGGAAGGGAACGCACGTCTCTCTCTACTTCGTAGTGATGAGAGGGGAATTTGACTCGCTGCTGCTGTGGCCTTTCAAGCAAAAAGTTACACTTATGCTTTTGGAccaaagtgggaaaaaaaatcacatcgTGGAAGTCTTTAGAGCTGACCCCAATAGCAGCAGTTTCAAAAGGCCGGACGGAGAAATGAATATTGCCTCCGGATGCCCACGCTTCGTGCCGCACACAGTCCTGGAGAACACCAAGAACACCTACATCAGAGACGACACTCTGTTTTTGAAAGTGGTTGTGGATTTAACTGATCTGGAGGAATTGTGA
- the TRAF5 gene encoding TNF receptor-associated factor 5 isoform X2 yields the protein MHEVFKDNCCKREVLNLHVFCKNIPDCNSKIILGRYQEHLQQCLFESVQCTNDGCCDQILRKDLKEHLSQHCKFREEMCQYCNKYVVLINIKNHEKNDCPDYPVPCLQNCSQIILKKEIEKHHAVCPETEVDCPYKQYGCLVKVKRGKLAEHENGALREHMLQILDKNSRLEEQISDLYKSLECKEIKIQQLAEAIQKCEKEFRQFTQLFGKNSNLMVSTQALASHLDKSARLESQVKQLIQMANQQQSKLDLQPLFDTIENVKQKIALMETYDQRLVVLEGQSSKHDLQINIHKAQLNKNEERFKLLEGTCYNGKLIWKITDYKMKKKEAVEGRVLSIFSQPFYTSRCGYRLCARAYLNGDGSGKGTHVSLYFVVMRGEFDSLLLWPFKQKVTLMLLDQSGKKNHIVEVFRADPNSSSFKRPDGEMNIASGCPRFVPHTVLENTKNTYIRDDTLFLKVVVDLTDLEEL from the exons atgcacGAG GTATTCAAAGACAACTGCTGTAAAAGAGAAGTTCTCAACTTGCATGTGTTCTGCAAAAACATTCCTGACTGCaattcaaaaataattctgggACGGTATCAG GAGCATCTTCAGCAGTGTTTGTTTGAAAGTGTGCAATGCACTAATGATGGATGTTGTGATCAAATTCTTCGGAAAGACTTGAAAGAACATTTGAGCCAGCACTGTAAATTTCGAGAAGAAATGTGTCAGTACTGTAATAAATATGTGGTGTTAATTAACATAAAG aatcATGAAAAAAACGACTGTCCTGATTATCCTGTGCCTTGTCTCCAAAACTGCTcacaaataattctgaaaaaggag ATTGAAAAGCACCACGCTGTGTGTCCTGAGACAGAAGTGGACTGCCCGTATAAGCAGTACGGCTGTCTTGTAAAG GTTAAAAGAGGGAAACTTGCTGAACATGAAAATGGTGCCCTGAGGGAACACATGCTGCAGATTTTAGACAAGAACTCCCGGTTGGAAGAACAG ATATCTGACCTGTATAAGAGCCTGGAATGTAAAGAGATTAAAATCCAGCAGCTAGCGGAGGCCATTCAAAAGTGTGAGAAAGAATTCAGACAGTTTACACAACTGTTTGGTAAAAATAGCAACTTGATGGTAAGCACACAG GCTCTGGCCAGTCACCTGGATAAGTCTGCACGCCTGGAATCACAAGTGAAACAGCTAATACAGATGGCAAACCAGCAACAAAGCAAATTAGACTTGCAACCCCTGTTTGACACaattgaaaatgtaaaacagaagATCGCCCTGATGGAGACATATGATCAGCGCTTGG TTGTTTTGGAAGGTCAGTCCAGCAAACATGATCTCCAGATCAACATTCACAAAGCACAGctcaataaaaatgaagaacgATTTAAGCTTTTGGAAGGCACGTGCTACAATGGGAAATTAATCTGGAAAATCACGGACtacaagatgaagaaaaaagaagcgGTGGAAGGCCGTGTCCTCTCCATCTTCAGCCAGCCCTTTTACACCAGCCGCTGCGGGTACAGGTTATGCGCGAGAGCTTACCTGAACGGGGATGGCTCAGGGAAGGGAACGCACGTCTCTCTCTACTTCGTAGTGATGAGAGGGGAATTTGACTCGCTGCTGCTGTGGCCTTTCAAGCAAAAAGTTACACTTATGCTTTTGGAccaaagtgggaaaaaaaatcacatcgTGGAAGTCTTTAGAGCTGACCCCAATAGCAGCAGTTTCAAAAGGCCGGACGGAGAAATGAATATTGCCTCCGGATGCCCACGCTTCGTGCCGCACACAGTCCTGGAGAACACCAAGAACACCTACATCAGAGACGACACTCTGTTTTTGAAAGTGGTTGTGGATTTAACTGATCTGGAGGAATTGTGA